From Anomalospiza imberbis isolate Cuckoo-Finch-1a 21T00152 chromosome 6, ASM3175350v1, whole genome shotgun sequence, one genomic window encodes:
- the GATD1 gene encoding glutamine amidotransferase-like class 1 domain-containing protein 1 isoform X2, with protein sequence MSDRLAKPSCLIVASAATAGVSAQSFLHCFTLASSAFNLQVATPGGKPIDFVDVNEGNTRWIQDFRMKSYANPAKLESIDGARYHALLIPNCPGAVTDLANSGYLAKILQHFSTESKPICAVGQGVAALCCATNEDKSWVFQGYSLTGPSVYELVRQPNFASLSIIVEDFVKDSGATFSASSPDAVHVVLDRHLVTGQNENSTLPAVQNLLILCNVRK encoded by the exons GTGTTTCAGCCCAGTCATTCCTTCACTGCTTTACTCTGGCCAGCTCTGCCTTTAACCTGCAAGTGGCAACTCCTGGG GGGAAGCCCATTGATTTTGTGGATGTCAACGAGGGCAACACACGCTGGATCCAGGACTTCCGCATGAAATCCTACGCCAACCCCGCCAAGCTGGAGTCCATTGATG GGGCTCGGTACCACGCCCTGCTGATCCCAAACTGCCCCGGGGCCGTGACTGACCTGGCCAACAGCGGGTACCTGGCCAAGATCCTGCAGCACTTCAGCACTGAGAGCA aGCCTATCTGTGCTGTGGGACAGGGAGTGGCAGCTTTGTGTTGTGCCACCAATGAGGATAAATCCTGGGTTTTTCAGGGATACAGCCTGACAGGG CCCTCTGTGTACGAGCTGGTGAGGCAGCCGAATTTTGCCAGTTTGTCCATCATTGTGGAGGACTTTGTGAAGGATTCTGGAGCTACATTCAGTG CCAGCAGCCCAGATGCTGTCCATGTGGTGCTGGACAGGCACCTGGTGACAGGACAGAATGAGAATTCCACCCTTCCTGCTGTCCAGAACCTTCTGATTCTTTGCAATGTCAG GAAATGA
- the GATD1 gene encoding glutamine amidotransferase-like class 1 domain-containing protein 1 isoform X1, with amino-acid sequence MSDRLAKPSCLIVASAATAGVSAQSFLHCFTLASSAFNLQVATPGGKPIDFVDVNEGNTRWIQDFRMKSYANPAKLESIDGARYHALLIPNCPGAVTDLANSGYLAKILQHFSTESKPICAVGQGVAALCCATNEDKSWVFQGYSLTGPSVYELVRQPNFASLSIIVEDFVKDSGATFSASSPDAVHVVLDRHLVTGQNENSTLPAVQNLLILCNVSRK; translated from the exons GTGTTTCAGCCCAGTCATTCCTTCACTGCTTTACTCTGGCCAGCTCTGCCTTTAACCTGCAAGTGGCAACTCCTGGG GGGAAGCCCATTGATTTTGTGGATGTCAACGAGGGCAACACACGCTGGATCCAGGACTTCCGCATGAAATCCTACGCCAACCCCGCCAAGCTGGAGTCCATTGATG GGGCTCGGTACCACGCCCTGCTGATCCCAAACTGCCCCGGGGCCGTGACTGACCTGGCCAACAGCGGGTACCTGGCCAAGATCCTGCAGCACTTCAGCACTGAGAGCA aGCCTATCTGTGCTGTGGGACAGGGAGTGGCAGCTTTGTGTTGTGCCACCAATGAGGATAAATCCTGGGTTTTTCAGGGATACAGCCTGACAGGG CCCTCTGTGTACGAGCTGGTGAGGCAGCCGAATTTTGCCAGTTTGTCCATCATTGTGGAGGACTTTGTGAAGGATTCTGGAGCTACATTCAGTG CCAGCAGCCCAGATGCTGTCCATGTGGTGCTGGACAGGCACCTGGTGACAGGACAGAATGAGAATTCCACCCTTCCTGCTGTCCAGAACCTTCTGATTCTTTGCAATGTCAG CAGGAAATGA